In Oncorhynchus mykiss isolate Arlee chromosome 1, USDA_OmykA_1.1, whole genome shotgun sequence, the following proteins share a genomic window:
- the LOC110526980 gene encoding placenta-specific protein 9, whose protein sequence is MTRPYTVSLGLLLLLIGYAAAGPESALQPRDVRSSACQDHSTLHDRLDVVEKHVEDTVQKLEAELAMLLDAIEAPEWSPLLENVGKPVVDILDGQGLGENGDS, encoded by the exons ATGACCCGCCCCTACACCGTCTCACTTGGACTCCTGCTCCTCCTCATTGGCTACGCAGCGGCAG GACCCGAGTCTGCGCTCCAACCCAGAGATGTCCGGTCGAGTGCCTGTCAGGACCACAGTACTCTTCATGACAGACTGgatgtagtggagaag CATGTAGAGGACACCGTACAAAAGCTGGAGGCTGAGCTGGCCATGCTGCTGGATGCCATAGAAGCCCCTGAGTGGAGTCCCCTGCTGGAAAATGTTGGAAAACCTGTGGTGGACATCCTGGACggccagggactgggagagaatgGCGACtcctga